CGAGACCGGCCTTGCGGGCACGGGCGTCGAGCGCTGCGCGCACGTCGTTCATCGCGCGGTCGGCGTCATCGGCCAGAGCGAGTGCAGCGATGGGTGCGATTGCGGTGAAGGCGCGCTCCACGTAGCGGCCATACCAGTCGGTGAGCAGCTTGCGGTTGTGCTCGGATTCGGCTGCGGCCACCTTGATCACCGCATCGATCCAGCGTGCGGATTCGGTGTGCCACTCGGGGATGAAATTGGTCAGCATTGCCACGGCAGTGCCGCCCTTGAGCGCGAGGTGATCGTCCACATACTGCGTGAACAGCAGCGGGTAGAGCAGACCGTCGAGCGCGAAGTTCTGCGCCATGAACAGCTCCACCGGATCGAGCACCACGAGGCTGTCTTCCACATACTGGCGCAGCGGTTGCCATGCCTTGGATTGCAGCCAGTCGTTCTTGCCAGCATCGAGCGCGCCGGGCTCTTCCAGCGTGAGGCCCAGACGTGTGAGGTATTGCGCCACGCCGAGCTGGTCCATCGCATGGAACATTGCGGGCGCGGTGAACGCCGTGCCGTAGCCACGTGAGCAGACCTGGCAGTTGTTCATGTTGCCGCCGAAGGCCACGTGGCGCAGCGGCATGAGCACGGTGCAGACCTGTGCACGTAGCGCGTCGGGCATCTTCTGCGCCAGTTGGCGCGATTCGACGAACTGGTAGTTGGCCTCCATCGCATCCTGTTGACGAGCGCGCGCCATGGTCCAGGTGGCGTAGTAGAACTGGCGCGGATCGCGCAGGGCATACCAGTCGTTCATCACGATGGCGGTGCGGCGCTTGTCGAACAGCTCGAAGCCTTCTTCCCACGTGGGCTTGTAGTGGAAATGTTCGGACGGCTGCGCGCCCAGCATCGCTTCGAGATAGCGCGATGCGGGCTTGTCGCCGGTATGCGTTGCCACGCGGGCGAAGGTCTGGCGCAGCGGCTGAATCTCGCGCGCCTGCAGTTCTATGTTCATGGGCCTTGTCTCCTGTATGTTGTTGATGCGGTGTGATGCACGGGACTCAAGCGATGTGATGAGAAACAGAAATGGGGATGGGTATGTGCTGCCGTTGGCAGAACTGTTCGAAGTCGGGCTGGGTCATCATCAGTTCGACCACCAGCTCGGGCCAGCCGACCGAGAACTCGAATTCCACAAAGCCGTTGTCGCGGCGGCGCAGCACGTTCACGCTGCGTTGCGTGAGGTCGGCCTTGGGCAGATCCAGTCCATCGGCTGTGGTGGTTGTCGATTCATCCATTGCGCACTCCTTGCAGGTCGGTGCTCATGGGTTTGCACGGTGCGTGCCAAGAATCCGCGTTTCTTCAGAAATATCGATAAAACACGGGTTAGTCCCTAGGTTTTGATGTGTTCTTCAAACCTCGGCGGAACAGTCCATAGAAAGCTTCTGCCGGAATAGACATTCGAGCGACTGTTTGCTGCGTCGCAGCATGATCATTTGGTGAATTCGGGGTTGATCAGATGATGAATTGATCACTTCGCGGGGTAGGACAACGCGGGTCAGCCCGAATAGGCAAGAAAGGCGGTTTTATCGATAGTTGTGCCCATGTCCTATTCCATCCCTTCCATGCCGTCGGATGCCGATCTGCGCAGTCTGGTGCGCTTTTCCACCGACGATGGTCTGATCTGGTTGTCCGGGCAGCGCATGCTGCTCATGCATTCCGCAACGCTCATGGAGCTGCGCAAGGAACTGATGAACACGCTGGGCCCCGTGCACACGCGGCGCGTGCTCATGCGCGGTGGATATGCGGCGGGCGAGCGCGATGCTTTGCTGGCGCGGCAGATTCGGCCCAACGGCAGCCTGTTCGAGATGTTCTCTGTGGGGCCGCAACTGCATCGACTCGAAGGCGCGGTGCGCGCAACGCCGCTGGTATTCGATGTGGACGAGAACGCAGGCAAGCTGCTGTGCCAGGTGCGCTGGGAGCACAGTTGGGAAGCCGAATCGCAAGTGCGTGAATGGGGGCCGCAAAGCGAGCCCGCCTGCTGGATGCTGCTGGGTTATGCGTCTGGTTATTCCAGCGCTTTTTTCCGAAAGCAGGTGCTGTTCAAGGAGATGCAATGCGAAGCCTGTGGACATGCAAGCTGTCTGATCGAAGGCCGCTTTGTGCACGAGTGGCCCGATGGCGAACAGCTCGCGCGTGACTATCTGCCCGACTCCATGCTGGTGCGCCTCGATGACTTGCACTCGCAGGTCGAAGCGCTGCGCACGCGTCTGCAGCCCAAGGATGCGCAGGGCCCGTTGCTGGGCCAATCGCACGCGTTCCAATCCGCCGTCGAGTTGCTGCGCAAGGCCGCGCCCACGCAGGTCACGGTGTTGCTGACGGGCGAGACCGGCGTGGGCAAGGAGCGCTTTGCAAGCGCCCTGCATTCCATGAGCGCGCGTGCGGACAAGCCATTCGTTGCCGTCAATTGCGCGGCCTTGCCGGACGAGTTGATCGAGAGCGAACTGTTCGGTGCGGAGAAGGGCGCTTTCACCGGCGCAAACGCCACGCGCATCGGCCGCTTCGAGCGCGCCAACGGCGGCACCTTGATGCTCGATGAATTGGGCGAGATGCCCTTGCCCGCACAGGCCAAGCTGCTGCGGGTGCTGCAGACCGGAGAGATCGAACGCCTGGGCGGCACCAAGCCCATCAAGGTCGATGTGCGCGTGGTGGCCGCCACCAACGTGGACCTGGAAAAAGCGGTGGAGCAGGGGCGTTTTCGCGCCGATTTGCTGTATCGCCTGAACGTCTATCCGATCCGCATCCCTGCGCTTCGCGAGCGGGTGGATGACATCGAGTTGCTGGCCATGCATCTGCTGCAGAAGTTCTCTGCGCTGCATGGCAAGCATGTGGCGGGACTCACCGATCGTGCGGTGGCGGCGCTGCGCAGTCATCGCTGGCCGGGCAATGTGCGCGAGCTGGAAAACCTGATGGAGCGCGGCCTGATTCTTTCACCCGCCGATGAGCTGATCGACGTGAGTGCGCTGTTTCCACAATGGCGCGATGCGGGGCAGACCTCGGTGAACGCGCAGGGCTTTCTGTGCAGCGAAGAGCGGCAGCCCGAGATGAATGAACAGAAGGCGGGTGTGAGCGATTTCTACGACGCCATGCAAAGCGAAGGCTTGTCGCTGGAAGCCATGGAAGAAAAATTGCTCCAGGAGGCCGTGCGCCGCGCGGGCGGAAACCTTGCCGCCGCCGCACGCGCCTTGGGCATGACGCGACCACAATTGAGCTACAGGCTTTCACGCACCCGTGATCGCGCGCAACCGGACAGCAGGGAGTGAGAGGGAATGGCCAAACGCCCATACATACAGGTCGTGTCGGCGCTGGAGGCCGAGGGCTTCAGCAACGATGACACGTCGCGCACGCTGACCGAGCAGACCTATGCCGAACTGCGCACCGACATCATCGAAGGCCGCCTCTTGCCCGGCAGCAAGCTGCGCGTGGAGCATCTGCGCCAGACCTACGCCGTGGGCGCGGGCACCTTGCGCGAGGCGCTCACGCGGCTGGTGAGCGATGCGCTGGTCTCCGCCGAAGGGCAGCGCGGCTTTCGCGTCTCGCCGATTGCCATCGATGATCTGGAAGAACTCACGCGCCTGCGTGTGCACATCGAAACCAATGCGCTGCGCGAATCGATCCGCCATGGCGACGATGCTTGGCGCGCGCGTCTGCGTGCGGCCTACGAAGAGCTGTCGGCCGTGGAGCAACCGCTCACGCGCGCCAACCGGGGCCGTTGGGAAATGCTGAATTTGCGCTTTCACGAAACGCTGCTTGACGGTCGACCATCGCCCTGGGCCAAGAAAGTGCTCAAGCTGCTGTCACGCCACATCGAGCGCTACCGCTCGTTCGCCATTGGCCTGCCCGGTGCCATGCGCGACGTGCACGCCGAGCACATGGAAATCTACGAACTCGCCATGTCCGGCCAGGAAGCCCGTGCGGCCCTGGCGCTCGAAGCCCATATCTGCGCGACCCCGCACGAGTTGCTCAAGGCGCTGCGCGAGGGGCGGATGGTGTTGCCTGCGGCTGAAGCGTCGTAACTGTCAGGTCCCGGATGATTGGATCGTAAAAACCAAGCGTCCGCTACTGTTCAGCCGAGAGGTACTCAAAGCGGTTGTGGCAACATGGCGCATCGAGACAGGAGAGACGCCATGCTGATCTCATTGCACAAGAACGCAACCACCACGCCAGCGATTCGCCTGGCGCTGCAGCAATCGAGTGCGTCCGACCACGAGCTTGCGCAGCAATATGGCATTGGACTTGGTACGGTGCGCAAGTGGCGCCATCGCACAAGCGTGCAGGATGAAAGCCATACCGCTCATCACCTGCAGACAACGCTCAACGCAGCGCAGGAAGAGCTGGTGATCTATCTGCGATCTCAACTGCTGCTGCCTCTGGATGATTTGCTGGCAGTCGTTCACGAATTCATTGAACCTGCGATGAGCCGCTCGGCGCTGGATCGATTGCTGCGTCGCCGAGGACATTCGCGCTTACCCACGGCCGTTCGAGCCGAGCACGAAAGCAAACCGTTCAAAGCCTATGAGCCGGGCTATGTGCACATTGATGTGAAGTACCTGCCCCAGATGCAGGATGAGAACAAGCGCCGATATGTCTTTGTTGCCATTGACCGAGCTACGCGTTGGGTGTTCATCCAGATCAAGCAATACAAGACGGCAGCGGCTGCGCACGCGTTTTTGGCGACCCTGAAGAAAGCTGCTTGCTTCAAGATTCGCACGATCCTCACAGATAACGGCAAAGAGTTCTCGGATCGTCTGTTTGGCAAGCACGAGAAGCAACCAAGCGGTGATCACGAGTTTGATTTACTGTGCAAGGAACTCGGTATAGAGCACCGACTCACACGGCCCAGAACGCCACGTACCAACGGAATGGTGGAGCGCTTCAACGGAAGGCTCAGCCAAGTGCTGCGCACGCATCACTTCAACAGTGCAGAGGATCTAGAGAAGACGCTTCATCGCTTTGTGTAGCTGTACAACCAGCAGATTCCACAGAAAGCTCTGCGGCATGAAACGCCCGTTCAGGCCCTCAAGCGATGGCAGGCGTCACATCCAAAATTGTTTGAAAAGAACGTGCGCAATCATCCGGGACCTGACACGTAACTCCGTAACTCTCCCCCCTCGAATCAGCAGAACCCCAACCGACTTTGGCTCGGTTGGGGTTTTTTGCTTGGGAAAAGTATTTTGTTCTTGGTTTGCATGCAGGGCTGATGGCTGAATACATCGGTATGTATGAAAGTGTTTGAGTTATCAGATATCTTTTAATCTGATATTTACAATATTCCTATTTTTATTTGTGAGAATTTAATTGGATTTGAGCTGACTGGTATGCATGCTTGATGAGCGTAAAGTGTTGTTTGCAAGAAATAACATTGATGAGCTTCAATAATCTGTCTGGTTAATTGACATCATTGTTGGTTGTGGCGCATTGAATTCAAATTTGGAGGTTATCCATGGAGTTTTAATATGTTTTTTTCAAATGCTTATAAGGGGCGTGAGTTGATTTCCCCAATGGCGAGCGGTTTGAACCGCCAGCGAAAGAGTGAGGGAGCAGGGCGCAAATCCGAGGGATTGCTTTGGCGTGCAAATCAACGATTGATTCCACGCGTGCTGCGCATGACCTACGTGTCCATGCTGTGCCTGACGGTGTGGGGGCATGCACAGGCCCAGACAAAGACCACATGCGATGGCACTTTGTTTGTTTCCAACGCAAGCGGCAATGGTGTTGCAACCAAATTCAACCAGATTGATACCACGACCAATCCACCCACGTTGAAAAATTTGGGCGTGACTACTGGCGCCAATTACAACGCCCTGGGCTACAACCCTGTTGATCAGTATTTCTATGCCATGAGATATGGTACGGATGAGCTGCTGCGCGTGAACCCGAATGGCACGGTCACCAGTCTGGGCAGCGTGAATGGGTTGCCAAACAATGATGACTCTGCATTCACGAGTGGTGCTTTCAATGCGGCTGGAAGTTACTACATCAAAGTGCAGGGCGATACCAAGGCTATTTATGTTGTAAACGTAAATACCCGGAAATACACCACCATCACCTTGAGCGCTGCCATCGAAATCTCCGACATGGCGTTCGTGAATGGGGTGCTTTATTCCGTGGGCAACAACGGCCAGCTCTACAAGATCGAGATCACCGGCAACACCGGGCAGGTCACTGCGATCGGTACGGCATATCCGACGGCTTCGGGTGCTCAGTTGGGCGCACAGTTCGGTGCCACCAATGGCTTGTTCGGCACGGCCAATGATGGCTCGGGCTTCTATTTCATTGACGTGAACACGGGCGTGCGCACCCGGCTGTCGGCGTCGCCAGTGGCTTCCTCCAACGATGGTGCCAACTGCCCGACCGAAGCGCTGAATTTCCCCTCGGACCTGACCATTGCCAAAACCGCAGGTTCCTATGTGGCGGGCAGCCCGTTGGTCTACACGATCACGGTGGGCAACAACGGGCCGCTGGATGTCACCAATGCCCATGTGTCCGATGCCTTGCCTGCTGGCATCACGTCGGCTACTTGGACCTGCTCTGCCGCTGGAACAGCCAGTTGCGGAGTGGCCTCGGGAACAGGTGCCATCGACGACACCAAGGCGTACGTGCCGTACAAAGGCACGGTCACGTATACGCTGTCCATGGACATCCCTGCCAATTTCACCGGACCCCTCACGAACACGGCCAATGTGGCACTGCCCGCAGATGTGCCCTACCTGAGCGACCCGGATCTGACCAACAACACGGCCAGCGTCACCAGCGTGCAAGCCGTGGCCAATCTGGGCGTCACCAAGACGGATGGCTTCGGCAGCTACACGCCTGGTACCGATGTGACCTATACCGTCACCGTCACGAATGCAGGTCCGGATGCAGTCGTCGGCGCGACGGTCAGCGACTCATTGCCCGCAGGTATTAGCACCGCCAGCTGGACTTGCGTTGCTTCCACCGGCGGCTCCTGCACGGCCAGCGGCAACGGCGCACTCAGCGACAAGGTCAATCTGCCCTCCGGTGGCTCGGCCACCTACAGCATGGTCATGACCGTTCCCATCACGTTCGCTGGCAATTTGGTGAACACGGCCACGGTGCAAGTACCAGACGGCGTGATCGAATCTGACCCGTCCAACAACACCGCGACCGACACCGATGCGCAAAGCACGGCCAATCTGAGCATCACCAAGACGGACGGCCTCACCCGCTACATGCCGGGGACGGATGTGACCTACACCATCACGGTCGCCAACAGCGGTCCGGATGCAGCCAAT
This genomic stretch from Diaphorobacter sp. HDW4B harbors:
- a CDS encoding phenol hydroxylase, encoding MNIELQAREIQPLRQTFARVATHTGDKPASRYLEAMLGAQPSEHFHYKPTWEEGFELFDKRRTAIVMNDWYALRDPRQFYYATWTMARARQQDAMEANYQFVESRQLAQKMPDALRAQVCTVLMPLRHVAFGGNMNNCQVCSRGYGTAFTAPAMFHAMDQLGVAQYLTRLGLTLEEPGALDAGKNDWLQSKAWQPLRQYVEDSLVVLDPVELFMAQNFALDGLLYPLLFTQYVDDHLALKGGTAVAMLTNFIPEWHTESARWIDAVIKVAAAESEHNRKLLTDWYGRYVERAFTAIAPIAALALADDADRAMNDVRAALDARARKAGLDI
- a CDS encoding phenol hydroxylase subunit, with protein sequence MDESTTTTADGLDLPKADLTQRSVNVLRRRDNGFVEFEFSVGWPELVVELMMTQPDFEQFCQRQHIPIPISVSHHIA
- a CDS encoding sigma-54-dependent Fis family transcriptional regulator, whose amino-acid sequence is MSYSIPSMPSDADLRSLVRFSTDDGLIWLSGQRMLLMHSATLMELRKELMNTLGPVHTRRVLMRGGYAAGERDALLARQIRPNGSLFEMFSVGPQLHRLEGAVRATPLVFDVDENAGKLLCQVRWEHSWEAESQVREWGPQSEPACWMLLGYASGYSSAFFRKQVLFKEMQCEACGHASCLIEGRFVHEWPDGEQLARDYLPDSMLVRLDDLHSQVEALRTRLQPKDAQGPLLGQSHAFQSAVELLRKAAPTQVTVLLTGETGVGKERFASALHSMSARADKPFVAVNCAALPDELIESELFGAEKGAFTGANATRIGRFERANGGTLMLDELGEMPLPAQAKLLRVLQTGEIERLGGTKPIKVDVRVVAATNVDLEKAVEQGRFRADLLYRLNVYPIRIPALRERVDDIELLAMHLLQKFSALHGKHVAGLTDRAVAALRSHRWPGNVRELENLMERGLILSPADELIDVSALFPQWRDAGQTSVNAQGFLCSEERQPEMNEQKAGVSDFYDAMQSEGLSLEAMEEKLLQEAVRRAGGNLAAAARALGMTRPQLSYRLSRTRDRAQPDSRE
- a CDS encoding GntR family transcriptional regulator, translating into MAKRPYIQVVSALEAEGFSNDDTSRTLTEQTYAELRTDIIEGRLLPGSKLRVEHLRQTYAVGAGTLREALTRLVSDALVSAEGQRGFRVSPIAIDDLEELTRLRVHIETNALRESIRHGDDAWRARLRAAYEELSAVEQPLTRANRGRWEMLNLRFHETLLDGRPSPWAKKVLKLLSRHIERYRSFAIGLPGAMRDVHAEHMEIYELAMSGQEARAALALEAHICATPHELLKALREGRMVLPAAEAS
- a CDS encoding DUF11 domain-containing protein → MTYVSMLCLTVWGHAQAQTKTTCDGTLFVSNASGNGVATKFNQIDTTTNPPTLKNLGVTTGANYNALGYNPVDQYFYAMRYGTDELLRVNPNGTVTSLGSVNGLPNNDDSAFTSGAFNAAGSYYIKVQGDTKAIYVVNVNTRKYTTITLSAAIEISDMAFVNGVLYSVGNNGQLYKIEITGNTGQVTAIGTAYPTASGAQLGAQFGATNGLFGTANDGSGFYFIDVNTGVRTRLSASPVASSNDGANCPTEALNFPSDLTIAKTAGSYVAGSPLVYTITVGNNGPLDVTNAHVSDALPAGITSATWTCSAAGTASCGVASGTGAIDDTKAYVPYKGTVTYTLSMDIPANFTGPLTNTANVALPADVPYLSDPDLTNNTASVTSVQAVANLGVTKTDGFGSYTPGTDVTYTVTVTNAGPDAVVGATVSDSLPAGISTASWTCVASTGGSCTASGNGALSDKVNLPSGGSATYSMVMTVPITFAGNLVNTATVQVPDGVIESDPSNNTATDTDAQSTANLSITKTDGLTRYMPGTDVTYTITVANSGPDAANGATVSDPLPAGITKASWTCVAAAGATCTSTGSGALSDKVNLPVGASATYNVIMTVPGTFSGALVNTATVASPAGVIDPDTANNSATDSDAQASADLSITKTDGATTYKPGTDVTYTITVANSGPDAANGATVSDALPAGITKANWTCVAAAGATCTGTGSGSLNDKVNLPSGTSVTYKVVLSVPTTFTGALVNTASVTSPAGVVDPNAANNSATDSDAQASADLSITKTNGATTYKPGTDVTYTITVTNNGTETVTGATVSDPLPAGITKASWTCAAANGATCTGAGSGALSDKVNLPAGASVTYTVVLSVPSTFTGALVNTASVAAPADMLDPNAVNNTATDTDQQQAETAAAMPVPVGGGWVLALLTGLMGLISMGFGTRRRG